The following are from one region of the Carassius auratus strain Wakin chromosome 13, ASM336829v1, whole genome shotgun sequence genome:
- the slf2 gene encoding SMC5-SMC6 complex localization factor protein 2 isoform X3, which produces MSSFLKQHITSMVKELIPLGAPRHDSVDATPHPVSGSLCLQPSEKTPKLLSSLPKCITPTKNPELEQRDKSFSAALKASNKRPHQDGILDCKVVMRKLQPDNGNINFRKDGSLNSTVKKDTLRSNSSYNRDRDISFALSKELNENLRVRGGLFPSLPHTSHSECNPESSSSCSFQHKPKVSINKEERFIHHPDQKKDRLENKDHKTSHCSNMSLQKELSTPHRKTSPEGRMSLSAKRKREASTDSEKEIKRPCVDFQPTSPLKFVRRAFVKSSNDSVITIKEKESPKPLPVTQNSSNKPRPTPSFARQLFEPCKDSNTGSDKPHSFQLVKSPVTSEPKDAMVARANKNPKAPPSQPHLRKVSPKSSTTFDSIETLFTPDCCLPSPKTHYKKTNTERETCTVSTHTNPTSDHKESVKIHLSAHRPDLSSPSFAEQASSCKMESDERTQLKVEQSRSPKAIMPAPAVSVKEESREQYWCPKWKDPLDIELGDDSGDELREHCNISLSSSSSGHEDDPLPSLEKLMSRRDHVPATPEKDAFSEPNTPISKAAPEAVKTKAVSYRNTLEQMLQEKEQYQRSKELERQLLESCKEDLLNSYEDENSESKEEDISLEQREFLQRFSVASCAIRDIHPGEEVFLPARFGRLFNHQTLDLRKISVTPRNKSQQILLQARTEHVLSLISAGLLRKAYFSFPCQPEVTLWLFQMMSVHPNPIISSHIMQSLQTIALSAAQHIVEHQKPSFKVWVPSVRDITLVFLNMGASFISLFPLEALQPPFTEGDLLESFQPEETSQDGLISNMKDNATLPVHNLESVLNYLSLCTALCPRMYTDDELLLLLAVVCRIGLDTHFQLLPTGHFSLLLQNLLKNITHWDVQISKACQTLTDLSEDHHNLRRLVYLLPDSSCGKQLKRHLSVSIISKLLNHTCTYKPSGTEFKLSELKPLLPQMRPSSLLKGLRSARRAEDCDANLDQQAYYLCYSLLTLTNEASNFEFLPSAQRSDLRSLSSQLEKHIKCDIRESEKMLYRSKVKDFVARIYTKWQVLLTRTRPQEGKLYDYWKPPPEDEMSSSPQGQSCIKSQDTLESAEETLTTEWSSAESDEDAESEEEEENLPKECEEPQPMERKVKIERDEDCVEDISDAEEKNDEPKQQLMELEDDRKFEPISDEELGESHQDSESGEPQLLESEVNIERDDEDCVEDISDAEEEKDEPEQQLRELEDDRKFEPISDEELVESHEDLECEGDDDLMNREEELLKDEEPHEENQKHIPVEENSEVLEELEDLLKS; this is translated from the exons ATGTCAAGTTTCCTCAAGCAGCACATCACCTCTATGG tgAAAGAATTAATTCCACTAGGTGCTCCACGACATGACAGTGTAGATGCCACACCACATCCTGTGTCAGGTAGTCTTTGTCTTCAACCTTCTGAGAAGACTCCAAAACTTTTGAGCTCACTGCCTAAATGCATCACGCCCACTAAAAACCCTGAGCTAGAGCAGAGGGACAAGTCCTTTTCAGCTGCACTCAAAGCCTCCAATAAGAGACCACATCAGGATGGTATTCTGGATTGCAAAGTTGTTATGAGAAAACTACAACCAGATAATGGCAACATTAACTTCAGGAAGGATGGCTCTCTCAATTCCACGGTTAAAAAGGACACTCTGCGGAGCAATAGTTCTTAcaacagagacagagacatttCTTTTGCTCTCAGTAAGGAGCTGAATGAAAACTTGAgg GTCAGAGGAGGTTTGTTTCCTTCTCTCCCTCATACATCTCATTCCGAGTGTAACCCTGAGAGCAGTAGTTCCTGCTCATTCCAGCATAAACCCAAAGTGTCAATTAACAAAGAGGAACGATTCATTCACCATCCTGATCAGAAAAAAGATAGACTGGAGAATAAAGACCACAAAACCTCTCATTGTAGCAACATGTCCTTACAGAAG GAATTAAGTACCCCTCACCGCAAGACTAGTCCAG AGGGCAGGATGTCTCTATCTGCAAAGAGAAAAAGGGAGGCTAGTACAGACAGTGAGAAGGAAATTAAACGACCATGTGTTGATTTCCAACCCACCTCGCCTTTAAAGTTCGTCAGGCGTGCTTTTGTGAAGTCCAGCAATGACTCTGTGATCACTATAAAGGAGAAAGAGTCTCCCAAACCGCTTCCTGTCACACAAAACAGCAGCAATAAACCGAGACCTACGCCTTCCTTCGCCAGGCAGCTCTTTGAACCATGTAAGGACTCAAATACAGGGAGCGACAAACCTCACTCATTTCAACTCGTTAAATCACCCGTGACTTCGGAGCCTAAAGACGCTATGGTGGCACGAGCCAACAAAAATCCCAAAGCTCCACCAAGCCAGCCGCATTTGCGCAAAGTCTCTCCGAAGTCGAGCACAACGTTCGACAGCATCGAGACCCTCTTTACTCCAGACTGCTGCTTGCCATCGCCCAAAActcattacaaaaaaacaaatactgaaagAGAAACTTGTACAGtctccacacacacaaaccccaCTTCTGACCATAAGGAGAGTGTTAAAATTCACTTGTCCGCTCATCGTCCTGATCTAAGCTCACCCAGCTTTGCAGAACAAGCCAGTTCATGTAAGATGGAATCGGATGAAAGAACGCAGTTGAAAGTGGAGCAGTCACGCAGCCCCAAGGCTATCATGCCTGCCCCAGCTGTTTCGGTGAAAGAAGAATCAAGAGAACAGTATTGGTGCCCCAAGTGGAAAGATCCCTTAGATATTGAGCTGGGAGACGACTCTGGCGACGAGCTGAGAGAGCACTGCAATATCagcctcagcagcagcagcagtggtcATGAAGATGATCCACTGCCATCGCTGGAGAAGCTGATGAGTCGGAGAGACCATGTGCCTGCTACTCCTGAAAAAGATGCTTTCTCAGAGCCCAACACACCGATCTCAAAAGCAGCA CCTGAGGCAGTGAAAACCAAAGCCGTTAGTTACAGAAATACACTGGAGCAGATGCTGCAAGAGAAGGAACAATATCAGAG GTCAAAAGAGTTGGAGAGACAGTTACTTGAGTCATGTAAAGAGGATCTGCTGAATTCATATGAGGACgaaaacagtgaaagtaaagaggaAGACATCTCACTTGAGCAAAG GGAATTTTTGCAAAGGTTCTCGGTTGCCTCATGTGCCATCAGGGACATCCACCCAGGAGAGGAAGTATTCTTACCTGCTAGGTTTGGTCGACTCTTCAACCACCAGACACTGGACCTGAGGAAGATTAGTGTGACACCACGTAACAAATCACAGCAAATCCTCCTTCA GGCCCGTACTGAGCATGTGCTGTCTCTGATCAGTGCTGGCTTGTTGCGGAAAGCCTACTTTTCTTTCCCATGTCAGCCTGAGGTTACACTCTGGCTTTTCCAG ATGATGTCAGTTCACCCAAACCCCATTATTTCCTCACACATCATGCAGTCGTTGCAGACCATTGCTCTGTCTGCTGCTCAACACATAG TTGAACACCAGAAGCCAAGTTTTAAAGTGTGGGTTCCTTCTGTACGGGACATCACCCTGGTTTTCCTGAACATGGGGGCATCATTTATCAGTCTGTTCCCGTTGGAGGCTCTGCAACCCCCTTTTACTGAGGGAGATCTTTT AGAGAGCTTTCAGCCAGAAGAAACCAGCCAAGACGGATTGATATCTAACATGAAAGACAATGCCACTTTACCAGTACATAATTTAGAGAGTGTTCTCAAT TACCTCTCCCTTTGTACTGCATTGTGTCCGAGAATGTACACTGATGACGAGCTGCTCTTGCTTCTGGCGGTAGTGTGTAGAATTGGACTGGACACTCATTTTCAGCTGCTACCTACTGGACACTTTAGCCTCCTGCTCCAGAATCTGCTCAAAAACATCACACACTGGGATGTACAG atATCTAAAGCTTGTCAGACCCTGACTGATTTGTCAGAAGATCATCACAACCTCAGGAGACTTGTTTATCTTCTTCCAGATAGCAGTTGTGgaaa GCAATTAAAACGACACCTGAGTGTGTCTATCATCTCAAAGCTCTTGAATCACACCTGCACTTATAAACCCTCAGGGACAGAGTTTAAG CTGTCTGAGCTGAAACCTTTGCTACCTCAAATGCGTCCCTCGTCCCTACTGAAAGGCCTTAGGTCTGCAAGGAGAGCAGAAGATTGTGATGCCAATCTAGACCAACAA GCATATTACCTCTGCTACAGCCTTTTGACTTTGACAAATGAAGCctccaattttgagtttttaCCCTCAGCTCAGAGA AGTGATCTGCGGAGTCTTTCTTCTCAGCTGGAGAAGCATATTAAGTGTGACATAAGGGAGAGCGAGAAAATGCTGTACAGAAGCAAG GTGAAAGACTTTGTGGCTAGGATATACACCAAGTGGCAGGTGCTTCTCACACGAACAAGGCCTCAGGAG GGAAAGCTGTATGATTACTGGAAGCCCCCACCAGAGGATGAAATGTCCAGCAGTCCTCAGGGCCAGTCCTGCATCAAATCACAAGACACTTTAGAGAGTGCAGAAGAAACTCTGACCACAGAGTGGAGCAGTGCAGAATCAGACGAAGATGCTGAGAGcgaagaggaagaagagaactTGCCAAAAGAGTGTGAGGAACCTCAACCTATGGAGAGGAAAGTGAAGATTGAACGAGATGAAGATTGTGTGGAGGACATCAGTGATGCAGAGGAGAAAAATGATGAGCCAAAGCAACAGCTGATGGAGCTAGAGGATGATCGAAAGTTTGAACCAATATCTGATGAAGAGCTGGGTGAAAGTCATCAAGACTCCGAGTCTGGGGAACCTCAGCTTCTGGAGAGTGAGGTGAATATCGAACGAGATGATGAAGATTGTGTGGAGGATATCAGTGATGCAGAGGAGGAAAAGGATGAGCCAGAGCAACAGCTGAGAGAGCTAGAGGACGATAGAAAGTTTGAACCAATATCTGATGAAGAGCTGGTTGAAAGTCATGAAGACTTAGAGTGTGAGGGTGATGATGATCTCATGAACAGAGAGGAGGAGCTTCTAAAAGATGAGGAGCCTCATGAAGAAAATCAAAAGCACATACCTGTAGAAGAAAACTCTGAGGTGTTAGAGGAGCTTGAGGACTTGTTAAAGAGCTAA
- the slf2 gene encoding SMC5-SMC6 complex localization factor protein 2 isoform X4, producing MPHHILCQVRGGLFPSLPHTSHSECNPESSSSCSFQHKPKVSINKEERFIHHPDQKKDRLENKDHKTSHCSNMSLQKELSTPHRKTSPEGRMSLSAKRKREASTDSEKEIKRPCVDFQPTSPLKFVRRAFVKSSNDSVITIKEKESPKPLPVTQNSSNKPRPTPSFARQLFEPCKDSNTGSDKPHSFQLVKSPVTSEPKDAMVARANKNPKAPPSQPHLRKVSPKSSTTFDSIETLFTPDCCLPSPKTHYKKTNTERETCTVSTHTNPTSDHKESVKIHLSAHRPDLSSPSFAEQASSCKMESDERTQLKVEQSRSPKAIMPAPAVSVKEESREQYWCPKWKDPLDIELGDDSGDELREHCNISLSSSSSGHEDDPLPSLEKLMSRRDHVPATPEKDAFSEPNTPISKAAPEAVKTKAVSYRNTLEQMLQEKEQYQRSKELERQLLESCKEDLLNSYEDENSESKEEDISLEQREFLQRFSVASCAIRDIHPGEEVFLPARFGRLFNHQTLDLRKISVTPRNKSQQILLQARTEHVLSLISAGLLRKAYFSFPCQPEVTLWLFQMMSVHPNPIISSHIMQSLQTIALSAAQHIVEHQKPSFKVWVPSVRDITLVFLNMGASFISLFPLEALQPPFTEGDLLESFQPEETSQDGLISNMKDNATLPVHNLESVLNYLSLCTALCPRMYTDDELLLLLAVVCRIGLDTHFQLLPTGHFSLLLQNLLKNITHWDVQISKACQTLTDLSEDHHNLRRLVYLLPDSSCGKQLKRHLSVSIISKLLNHTCTYKPSGTEFKLSELKPLLPQMRPSSLLKGLRSARRAEDCDANLDQQAYYLCYSLLTLTNEASNFEFLPSAQRSDLRSLSSQLEKHIKCDIRESEKMLYRSKVKDFVARIYTKWQVLLTRTRPQEGKLYDYWKPPPEDEMSSSPQGQSCIKSQDTLESAEETLTTEWSSAESDEDAESEEEEENLPKECEEPQPMERKVKIERDEDCVEDISDAEEKNDEPKQQLMELEDDRKFEPISDEELGESHQDSESGEPQLLESEVNIERDDEDCVEDISDAEEEKDEPEQQLRELEDDRKFEPISDEELVESHEDLECEGDDDLMNREEELLKDEEPHEENQKHIPVEENSEVLEELEDLLKS from the exons ATGCCACACCACATCCTGTGTCAG GTCAGAGGAGGTTTGTTTCCTTCTCTCCCTCATACATCTCATTCCGAGTGTAACCCTGAGAGCAGTAGTTCCTGCTCATTCCAGCATAAACCCAAAGTGTCAATTAACAAAGAGGAACGATTCATTCACCATCCTGATCAGAAAAAAGATAGACTGGAGAATAAAGACCACAAAACCTCTCATTGTAGCAACATGTCCTTACAGAAG GAATTAAGTACCCCTCACCGCAAGACTAGTCCAG AGGGCAGGATGTCTCTATCTGCAAAGAGAAAAAGGGAGGCTAGTACAGACAGTGAGAAGGAAATTAAACGACCATGTGTTGATTTCCAACCCACCTCGCCTTTAAAGTTCGTCAGGCGTGCTTTTGTGAAGTCCAGCAATGACTCTGTGATCACTATAAAGGAGAAAGAGTCTCCCAAACCGCTTCCTGTCACACAAAACAGCAGCAATAAACCGAGACCTACGCCTTCCTTCGCCAGGCAGCTCTTTGAACCATGTAAGGACTCAAATACAGGGAGCGACAAACCTCACTCATTTCAACTCGTTAAATCACCCGTGACTTCGGAGCCTAAAGACGCTATGGTGGCACGAGCCAACAAAAATCCCAAAGCTCCACCAAGCCAGCCGCATTTGCGCAAAGTCTCTCCGAAGTCGAGCACAACGTTCGACAGCATCGAGACCCTCTTTACTCCAGACTGCTGCTTGCCATCGCCCAAAActcattacaaaaaaacaaatactgaaagAGAAACTTGTACAGtctccacacacacaaaccccaCTTCTGACCATAAGGAGAGTGTTAAAATTCACTTGTCCGCTCATCGTCCTGATCTAAGCTCACCCAGCTTTGCAGAACAAGCCAGTTCATGTAAGATGGAATCGGATGAAAGAACGCAGTTGAAAGTGGAGCAGTCACGCAGCCCCAAGGCTATCATGCCTGCCCCAGCTGTTTCGGTGAAAGAAGAATCAAGAGAACAGTATTGGTGCCCCAAGTGGAAAGATCCCTTAGATATTGAGCTGGGAGACGACTCTGGCGACGAGCTGAGAGAGCACTGCAATATCagcctcagcagcagcagcagtggtcATGAAGATGATCCACTGCCATCGCTGGAGAAGCTGATGAGTCGGAGAGACCATGTGCCTGCTACTCCTGAAAAAGATGCTTTCTCAGAGCCCAACACACCGATCTCAAAAGCAGCA CCTGAGGCAGTGAAAACCAAAGCCGTTAGTTACAGAAATACACTGGAGCAGATGCTGCAAGAGAAGGAACAATATCAGAG GTCAAAAGAGTTGGAGAGACAGTTACTTGAGTCATGTAAAGAGGATCTGCTGAATTCATATGAGGACgaaaacagtgaaagtaaagaggaAGACATCTCACTTGAGCAAAG GGAATTTTTGCAAAGGTTCTCGGTTGCCTCATGTGCCATCAGGGACATCCACCCAGGAGAGGAAGTATTCTTACCTGCTAGGTTTGGTCGACTCTTCAACCACCAGACACTGGACCTGAGGAAGATTAGTGTGACACCACGTAACAAATCACAGCAAATCCTCCTTCA GGCCCGTACTGAGCATGTGCTGTCTCTGATCAGTGCTGGCTTGTTGCGGAAAGCCTACTTTTCTTTCCCATGTCAGCCTGAGGTTACACTCTGGCTTTTCCAG ATGATGTCAGTTCACCCAAACCCCATTATTTCCTCACACATCATGCAGTCGTTGCAGACCATTGCTCTGTCTGCTGCTCAACACATAG TTGAACACCAGAAGCCAAGTTTTAAAGTGTGGGTTCCTTCTGTACGGGACATCACCCTGGTTTTCCTGAACATGGGGGCATCATTTATCAGTCTGTTCCCGTTGGAGGCTCTGCAACCCCCTTTTACTGAGGGAGATCTTTT AGAGAGCTTTCAGCCAGAAGAAACCAGCCAAGACGGATTGATATCTAACATGAAAGACAATGCCACTTTACCAGTACATAATTTAGAGAGTGTTCTCAAT TACCTCTCCCTTTGTACTGCATTGTGTCCGAGAATGTACACTGATGACGAGCTGCTCTTGCTTCTGGCGGTAGTGTGTAGAATTGGACTGGACACTCATTTTCAGCTGCTACCTACTGGACACTTTAGCCTCCTGCTCCAGAATCTGCTCAAAAACATCACACACTGGGATGTACAG atATCTAAAGCTTGTCAGACCCTGACTGATTTGTCAGAAGATCATCACAACCTCAGGAGACTTGTTTATCTTCTTCCAGATAGCAGTTGTGgaaa GCAATTAAAACGACACCTGAGTGTGTCTATCATCTCAAAGCTCTTGAATCACACCTGCACTTATAAACCCTCAGGGACAGAGTTTAAG CTGTCTGAGCTGAAACCTTTGCTACCTCAAATGCGTCCCTCGTCCCTACTGAAAGGCCTTAGGTCTGCAAGGAGAGCAGAAGATTGTGATGCCAATCTAGACCAACAA GCATATTACCTCTGCTACAGCCTTTTGACTTTGACAAATGAAGCctccaattttgagtttttaCCCTCAGCTCAGAGA AGTGATCTGCGGAGTCTTTCTTCTCAGCTGGAGAAGCATATTAAGTGTGACATAAGGGAGAGCGAGAAAATGCTGTACAGAAGCAAG GTGAAAGACTTTGTGGCTAGGATATACACCAAGTGGCAGGTGCTTCTCACACGAACAAGGCCTCAGGAG GGAAAGCTGTATGATTACTGGAAGCCCCCACCAGAGGATGAAATGTCCAGCAGTCCTCAGGGCCAGTCCTGCATCAAATCACAAGACACTTTAGAGAGTGCAGAAGAAACTCTGACCACAGAGTGGAGCAGTGCAGAATCAGACGAAGATGCTGAGAGcgaagaggaagaagagaactTGCCAAAAGAGTGTGAGGAACCTCAACCTATGGAGAGGAAAGTGAAGATTGAACGAGATGAAGATTGTGTGGAGGACATCAGTGATGCAGAGGAGAAAAATGATGAGCCAAAGCAACAGCTGATGGAGCTAGAGGATGATCGAAAGTTTGAACCAATATCTGATGAAGAGCTGGGTGAAAGTCATCAAGACTCCGAGTCTGGGGAACCTCAGCTTCTGGAGAGTGAGGTGAATATCGAACGAGATGATGAAGATTGTGTGGAGGATATCAGTGATGCAGAGGAGGAAAAGGATGAGCCAGAGCAACAGCTGAGAGAGCTAGAGGACGATAGAAAGTTTGAACCAATATCTGATGAAGAGCTGGTTGAAAGTCATGAAGACTTAGAGTGTGAGGGTGATGATGATCTCATGAACAGAGAGGAGGAGCTTCTAAAAGATGAGGAGCCTCATGAAGAAAATCAAAAGCACATACCTGTAGAAGAAAACTCTGAGGTGTTAGAGGAGCTTGAGGACTTGTTAAAGAGCTAA